In Deinococcus sp. QL22, the following are encoded in one genomic region:
- a CDS encoding DEAD/DEAH box helicase translates to MTAIVRFTHGLEEVLLADLEARADTPVSAPAADVLARVQAEAITSVNSAWGVFSRSRVALLPHQLWVCRQVITRWPSRWLVADDVGLGKTVEAGLILWPLLSRGLVRRVLILCPAGLVEQWQHRMRTMFDIRLARYTPEADTARSGFWDTHPVVVASLHTLRDGRGGRHTRLLEAEPWDLVIVDEAHHLHAPESGATLGYRLIERLSDAERIKGMVFFSGTPHRGDDQAFLALLHLLRPEDFNPARPLAEQLQALPQVMIRNNKQRVTDLHGERLFLPPRVRSVTYAYSPAEAAFYARMTEFIATGKAYASSLGNGTEGRAVMLVLIAMQKLASSSVAAVHRALARRLTGLQTATRKRDEVAGDTDDLDAAARHDELLAAHAVQWQLMNDEIARLQELVEAAQAVREETKVARILEAIEQDFTDRSVLLFTEYKATQSLILSALSARYGAGSVVFINGDDRAENVLGQTLTLPRDVAADRFNAGQARFLVSTEAGGEGIDLQQQCHTLIHVDLPWNPMRLHQRVGRVNRYGQRHQVDVLTLRNPDTVEALIWERLDGKIRRITQALGQAMDEPEDLLELVLGMTDPTLFTALFAEAARVPRERLDAWFDDRTRQFGGEDVLTAVRQLVGHSARFDYAQVSALIPKLDLPDLAPFFRLMLALNHRQVREDGGQLSFNTPKEWMNEFGVLPVYRDLVFSRDVPVSEAGRLLGMGHKLMEQALAQARALPGRAAVLPGLDQPLFIFQVSDLLTGRGQAAPTTLVGVGGGEQHQLLLDWEVLGWTNSQPRASVLRDEGGIPLTADSEAQLRVAETFLEAQLHRLHLDYRLPRVEHTASFWPVTGLPA, encoded by the coding sequence ATGACCGCCATCGTGCGCTTCACGCATGGCCTGGAAGAGGTGCTGCTGGCAGACCTGGAAGCGCGCGCCGACACGCCGGTCTCCGCACCGGCGGCAGACGTGCTGGCGCGCGTCCAGGCGGAGGCCATCACGTCCGTGAACAGTGCCTGGGGCGTGTTCTCCCGGTCAAGGGTCGCGCTACTGCCTCACCAGCTGTGGGTCTGCCGGCAGGTCATCACCCGCTGGCCGTCGCGCTGGCTGGTGGCGGACGACGTGGGGCTGGGCAAGACGGTGGAAGCAGGGCTGATCCTCTGGCCGCTGCTCTCACGGGGACTGGTGCGCCGCGTGCTGATCCTGTGTCCGGCTGGCCTGGTCGAGCAGTGGCAGCACCGGATGCGCACGATGTTCGACATCCGCCTGGCCCGCTACACGCCGGAAGCCGACACAGCCCGCAGCGGCTTCTGGGACACCCACCCTGTGGTGGTGGCCTCGCTGCACACCCTGCGGGACGGGCGCGGTGGCCGCCACACCCGGCTGCTGGAAGCTGAACCCTGGGACCTGGTCATCGTGGATGAGGCCCATCACCTGCACGCACCTGAATCAGGCGCCACCCTCGGATACCGGCTGATCGAGCGGCTCTCAGACGCGGAGCGCATCAAGGGCATGGTGTTCTTCAGTGGCACCCCGCACCGCGGGGACGACCAGGCGTTCCTGGCCCTGCTCCACCTGCTGCGGCCGGAAGACTTCAACCCGGCCCGCCCCCTGGCCGAGCAGCTCCAGGCCCTGCCCCAGGTGATGATCCGCAACAACAAGCAGCGGGTGACGGACCTGCACGGTGAGCGGCTGTTCCTGCCGCCCCGGGTTCGCTCCGTGACGTACGCGTATTCACCGGCGGAGGCCGCGTTCTATGCGCGGATGACCGAGTTCATCGCGACCGGCAAGGCGTATGCCAGCAGTCTGGGAAACGGCACAGAGGGCCGCGCGGTGATGCTCGTGCTGATCGCCATGCAGAAGCTGGCGAGCAGCTCGGTGGCGGCGGTGCACCGGGCGCTGGCGCGTCGACTGACGGGACTCCAGACGGCCACCCGGAAGCGGGACGAGGTCGCCGGCGACACGGATGATCTGGACGCCGCGGCCCGCCACGACGAGCTCCTCGCCGCACACGCCGTCCAGTGGCAGCTGATGAACGACGAGATCGCCCGCTTGCAGGAGCTGGTGGAGGCCGCGCAGGCGGTTCGTGAAGAGACCAAAGTGGCCCGCATTCTGGAGGCGATCGAGCAGGACTTCACGGATCGCAGTGTGCTGCTGTTCACCGAGTACAAGGCCACCCAGTCCCTGATCCTGAGCGCCCTGAGCGCCCGGTATGGGGCGGGGAGCGTGGTGTTCATCAACGGCGACGACCGGGCGGAAAACGTGCTGGGTCAGACGCTCACCCTGCCGCGCGATGTGGCCGCCGACCGCTTCAACGCCGGTCAGGCCCGCTTCCTGGTCTCCACGGAAGCCGGGGGGGAAGGCATCGACCTGCAGCAGCAGTGCCACACCCTGATCCACGTCGATCTGCCCTGGAACCCGATGCGGCTGCATCAGCGGGTGGGGCGGGTCAACCGCTACGGGCAGCGCCATCAGGTGGACGTCCTGACCCTGCGCAATCCCGACACGGTCGAGGCGCTGATCTGGGAACGCCTGGACGGAAAGATCCGCCGCATCACCCAGGCCCTGGGACAGGCCATGGATGAGCCGGAAGATCTCCTGGAACTGGTGCTGGGCATGACTGACCCGACGCTGTTCACGGCCCTCTTCGCCGAGGCGGCCCGGGTTCCCCGGGAGCGGCTGGACGCCTGGTTCGACGACCGGACCCGGCAGTTCGGCGGTGAGGACGTGCTCACAGCGGTTCGGCAGCTGGTCGGACACAGCGCCCGCTTCGATTACGCGCAGGTGAGCGCCCTGATTCCGAAGCTGGATCTGCCGGATCTCGCCCCCTTCTTCCGGCTGATGCTGGCGCTCAACCACCGCCAGGTGCGCGAGGACGGGGGCCAGCTGAGCTTCAACACGCCGAAGGAGTGGATGAACGAGTTCGGTGTATTGCCGGTCTACCGGGACCTGGTCTTCAGCCGGGATGTCCCGGTCAGCGAGGCCGGGCGGCTGCTGGGCATGGGGCACAAACTGATGGAGCAGGCGCTGGCGCAGGCGCGCGCCCTGCCCGGGCGCGCGGCGGTTCTGCCCGGCCTCGACCAGCCGCTGTTCATCTTCCAAGTCTCGGACCTCCTGACCGGGCGTGGACAGGCAGCGCCCACCACGCTGGTCGGGGTCGGTGGAGGGGAGCAACACCAGCTGCTGCTGGACTGGGAAGTGCTGGGCTGGACCAACAGCCAGCCGCGGGCCAGTGTGCTGCGGGATGAGGGAGGCATCCCGCTCACGGCGGACAGCGAGGCCCAGCTGCGGGTCGCGGAGACTTTCCTGGAAGCGCAGCTGCACCGCCTGCACCTGGACTACCGCCTGCCCCGCGTTGAACACACGGCGAGCTTCTGGCCCGTCACCGGTCTTCCAGCCTGA
- a CDS encoding gamma-glutamyl-gamma-aminobutyrate hydrolase family protein (Members of this family of hydrolases with an active site Cys residue belong to MEROPS family C26.) translates to MDVNSSHHQGVDRLVLSHTPLACAPDGLPEAWVQPGALAVQSHPETLVHHTTRWLPLFDWWLEGVPIQTPVPVQEAT, encoded by the coding sequence ATGGACGTCAATTCCAGCCATCATCAGGGCGTTGACCGCCTGGTACTGTCTCACACGCCCCTCGCCTGTGCGCCAGACGGCCTGCCTGAGGCGTGGGTGCAGCCAGGGGCCCTAGCGGTACAGTCCCACCCAGAAACACTCGTTCATCACACCACCCGCTGGCTGCCCCTGTTCGACTGGTGGCTCGAGGGTGTCCCCATCCAGACCCCGGTTCCCGTTCAGGAGGCCACATGA
- a CDS encoding sacsin N-terminal ATP-binding-like domain-containing protein has protein sequence MAGFITNSVELIQRILFDGRKTDELLVLKELVQNADDAKAKILEVGISEGLPGAEHPLLQGRALYVVNNGPFKASHARAVRSLGGSSKVEEEAAIGKFGIGLKSVFYLGEVFFYLCPSVDDDGSAQLPLAQVLNPWNNGPDTDNPRPEWDTFSVADRRRMRAHLDALGVTDGFAIWVPLRTQESTQLIDGELSVYQAYPGDDDELDRALFSQRVYSEIARMLPLMRHLRRVHFHAPRGPVTLDAGDSTRSQYPDVVGEHAFAGEVRGEGVPDLQFSAAEHLLTTGRIQQLRDSGHWPRRQVAGTSRQVEDKTRAHTAVALKRQADPRRDGAAGPPARLVIQWAVFLPLGERETIPIGGPADFHITLHGCFFITSDRRDILSWRDAPRTVAESSSQLQQQWNGELARKGTLPLLLPTLSAFARQLTADEAMLLTAGIKASQLWRMNQAELCTRGQWVLTVENGWQLMPPGTRLLAFPRLSGGQGGAWLPGWAEVQRRATLVDDGAPHLMAGMPAPWRADEVTALLGDLQPGDLDTAALGHLTTLLQTVAHLDNWPARRNWLARVLALDAKTLGANREALAALLQTAPTQQCFSLPKGIARHVRERLALLSTSVLVVPGEVNLEGQARLSWQDALTLLQSLAGQRGTTGAVTQVLNAVAEDERRQLRAAVSQLPLVEVRTLNSREQEPTFITPAEAFARVVARQLFRATDTTREWARVVEQAFRGGTPQYTEGAVLEALGGEIASFEPEDLLALLRQGLPFSGLEGRTTLLQELTRRNLVESHPALIRVTLHGHPNQLNRTEPLLVVRAAQPTLERLAGQLLAGRGEAWRVVPRALDELLNEPQRRLLQVEPLDPGAVAGMVDASSVAQVNAGAFSEDERLALLMDLPVSVARCLPFHPAQSGTLVALTPDTLMPGDGRLPAALTEKVTLLRPDQRWARLWAQLGVEILSPAQAIVRVLSSAAPSEQTLWLLDQLEGLEADALEAVRDKLAATTWLLDASGEYVVAPGDVLCLPELDDAVTRVLAEMESAYIDPNGLPQAVTSHRGFDRLRREGFLLTGVDAALALARVMADHPDHRYQTGQDQLDFEAWWRLFGQLDDAALPALAVLRPLQALDPAWARQVKGLLAGSLPDAALAPVLNHVADQHRRSLGDRDVLLRLHAELLAEVKKRELWRQLRPALQLRNMQNQWRRAGELCVQAEGVDGRDQLHQDHQRQLGDVITPENFPEAGVPNSPGTARVDVGMTRAAQDLEAYFAAWEGLVPGELIGAFLSLLGGDPAVEALARRMLHPRSLGTVRDIVEADATQRPHNVGSFAEWVALYRVTVLVSADDHLWVMSLTDEPLRVRRDTSRANVVVGRPEAGRIHGNVYVSPLHLNTLDLTRYSRKELTEALLAATRAVLRGMYFVREDHLDDLWKQLGESDQFDLLYTQDVIIQDSISYIRYQLSLPGQNPLNALFARWESARLLEAEEHHNRLVRRKGQAAEQIEGLRDELRDAFENEDSEVLPRLLEAVRRRVQDAQYLPTSVPFELLQNADDALEELQVMRQGGQVDDTFVVEIGADTLTFMHWGRAINQFALPGFNGEIHGFKGDLKKMLMLAASDKGASELQVTGKFGMGFKSVYLLADRPRVVSGRLAFDVLGGVYPRQMDAEQASLLRDGLARHGERRSGTAISLEVEAAAAGLALQEFRAWLPVLLVFTRQVKRVVDVTESGERVTSWQDVPLGEDGWRVGGVHPQQGALGRALVCQVPNGTLLFPLGARGLTPLPDEVPTLWVTAPTRSHARAGFAVNATFALDIGRAEVASRAPHNERLAVSLAEDLARALRTLHDRTADWPGFVQALALAADTTPQVFWLSVWQVLAERAPEPQGAFAGQLVHRMVWGSPQAGLWALLQEREVLPTGLNGDHDVLTSLGRATHELHGVAAREGVFSRLRESATLNLQYPPGTLVHEQVATRLRGLTNGQVNLPRLRLVDILRAEFGAHPEVTPDHARRLGQEYSRATLTTFGEEQAEVQDYLGTFRFQTLAGTFVPAHELILGLEGTQVGTDERLRAAFAPRARVLHAVYHDAADFVVLCRNGLRADARALAQWVSDARGIEAQRAVLRYLLEGELAASLANELAQAPETWLSDLLTHPAFRALTNDERHILAGRLQLGSRLDQLTRSSAPEPEDAQPVRQVEDPAQALQTLYDHWQEAAEDLTRSYEEAVYPAFMRSGGTLLPFGEDRKRWMTLLLLGTYQSLGRTTPQQNRDFLQGAERDGWLDVFASPEVNPVEWFEILDQFLSRAGGQEYYHWFSRFLATYQLSRHLDEYMAILSGMDRFTGPQPLSAVLNPSSSALFSGTGINVPDLHRALGIGRHFVLRELLRTGTIVTRHMDAEAFHPSAAVRRELAALGCPIQPQSWNPGDSRTIHSFLRTHLGEKRATFHGGFDLPFVLQVPVA, from the coding sequence ATGGCAGGATTCATCACCAACAGTGTCGAGCTCATTCAGCGCATTCTCTTTGACGGCCGCAAGACCGACGAACTGCTGGTGCTCAAAGAACTCGTCCAGAACGCCGACGATGCGAAGGCCAAGATCCTAGAGGTGGGCATCAGTGAGGGCCTGCCCGGCGCCGAACACCCACTGCTGCAGGGCCGGGCCCTGTACGTCGTGAACAACGGCCCCTTCAAGGCCTCTCACGCGCGCGCGGTGCGCAGCCTGGGCGGGAGTTCCAAGGTGGAGGAGGAGGCCGCGATCGGGAAGTTCGGGATCGGCCTCAAGAGCGTCTTCTACCTCGGCGAGGTCTTCTTTTACCTGTGCCCGTCCGTGGACGACGATGGCAGCGCGCAGCTGCCCCTCGCCCAGGTGCTCAACCCCTGGAACAACGGACCAGACACCGACAACCCACGGCCAGAATGGGACACCTTCTCGGTGGCGGACCGCCGGCGCATGCGCGCCCACCTTGACGCCCTCGGCGTCACGGACGGCTTCGCCATCTGGGTGCCGCTGCGCACCCAGGAGAGCACGCAGCTGATTGACGGTGAGCTGTCGGTCTACCAAGCGTACCCCGGGGATGATGACGAGCTGGACCGCGCGCTCTTCTCCCAGCGCGTCTACAGCGAGATCGCCCGGATGCTGCCGCTGATGCGTCACCTGCGCCGGGTTCACTTCCATGCCCCGCGCGGCCCAGTCACGCTCGACGCGGGTGATTCCACACGCTCCCAGTACCCGGATGTGGTGGGCGAGCACGCCTTCGCTGGCGAGGTGCGGGGCGAGGGCGTGCCGGATCTGCAGTTCTCGGCCGCGGAACACCTGCTGACCACCGGCCGGATCCAGCAGCTCCGCGACAGCGGCCACTGGCCCCGACGGCAGGTGGCCGGCACCTCCCGGCAGGTCGAGGACAAGACCCGGGCCCACACGGCCGTGGCCCTCAAGCGGCAGGCTGACCCCCGCCGGGACGGCGCGGCGGGCCCGCCCGCCCGCCTGGTCATCCAGTGGGCCGTCTTCCTGCCGCTGGGCGAGCGCGAGACTATTCCCATCGGTGGCCCAGCCGACTTTCACATCACCCTGCATGGCTGCTTTTTCATCACGTCCGACCGGCGCGACATTCTCTCCTGGCGAGACGCCCCGCGAACGGTCGCAGAGTCCAGCAGTCAGCTGCAACAGCAGTGGAACGGAGAGCTGGCGCGCAAGGGCACACTGCCCCTCCTGCTGCCGACCCTCTCGGCGTTCGCCCGGCAGCTGACCGCGGACGAGGCCATGCTGCTGACCGCCGGGATCAAGGCCTCTCAGCTGTGGAGAATGAATCAGGCTGAGCTGTGTACCCGTGGGCAGTGGGTACTCACGGTCGAGAACGGCTGGCAGCTGATGCCGCCGGGCACGCGGCTGCTCGCCTTCCCCCGCCTGAGTGGCGGACAGGGTGGGGCCTGGCTACCCGGCTGGGCCGAGGTGCAGCGCCGCGCGACCCTGGTGGATGACGGCGCGCCGCATCTGATGGCGGGGATGCCCGCCCCCTGGCGCGCCGACGAGGTGACCGCACTGCTGGGCGACCTTCAGCCGGGTGACCTGGACACCGCGGCGCTGGGACACCTCACCACCCTGTTGCAGACCGTCGCGCACCTGGACAACTGGCCGGCACGTCGCAACTGGCTGGCACGCGTGCTGGCTCTGGACGCCAAGACCCTGGGGGCGAACCGCGAAGCCCTGGCAGCCCTGCTCCAGACGGCGCCCACCCAACAGTGCTTTTCGCTGCCCAAAGGCATCGCCCGACACGTGCGCGAGCGCCTCGCGCTGCTGTCCACGTCTGTTCTGGTTGTTCCCGGTGAAGTGAACCTGGAGGGGCAGGCCAGGCTGTCCTGGCAGGACGCGCTGACCCTGCTGCAGTCGCTGGCGGGCCAGCGCGGCACCACGGGCGCCGTGACGCAGGTCCTGAACGCGGTCGCTGAGGACGAACGGCGGCAGCTGCGCGCCGCGGTGTCGCAGCTGCCACTGGTGGAAGTGCGCACCCTCAACAGCCGGGAACAGGAGCCGACATTCATCACGCCGGCTGAGGCGTTCGCGCGCGTGGTCGCGCGCCAGCTCTTCCGTGCCACGGACACCACGCGTGAGTGGGCCCGGGTGGTGGAACAGGCCTTCCGGGGGGGAACGCCGCAGTACACGGAGGGCGCGGTGCTCGAGGCCCTCGGAGGAGAGATCGCGTCCTTCGAACCGGAGGATCTGCTGGCTCTGCTGCGTCAGGGACTGCCGTTCAGTGGCCTGGAGGGCCGCACCACACTGCTCCAGGAGTTGACCCGGCGCAACCTCGTGGAATCCCACCCGGCCCTGATCCGGGTGACACTGCATGGTCACCCGAACCAGCTGAACCGCACCGAACCGCTCCTGGTCGTTCGCGCCGCCCAGCCAACCCTGGAACGGCTGGCCGGCCAGTTGCTGGCGGGCCGTGGAGAGGCCTGGCGGGTGGTTCCACGCGCGCTCGACGAGCTGCTGAATGAACCCCAGCGCCGCTTGCTCCAGGTCGAGCCGCTGGACCCGGGGGCTGTCGCCGGGATGGTCGATGCGTCCAGTGTGGCGCAGGTCAACGCCGGGGCCTTCAGCGAGGACGAGCGCCTCGCCCTGCTGATGGACCTGCCGGTGAGCGTGGCCCGCTGCCTGCCGTTCCACCCGGCGCAGTCCGGCACGCTGGTGGCGCTGACGCCGGACACCCTGATGCCCGGGGACGGCAGGCTGCCCGCCGCCCTGACCGAGAAGGTGACTCTGCTGCGCCCAGACCAGCGCTGGGCGCGCCTGTGGGCGCAGCTGGGGGTCGAGATCCTCTCCCCTGCCCAGGCCATCGTGCGGGTGCTGAGCAGTGCCGCGCCATCGGAGCAGACCCTCTGGCTGCTGGACCAGCTCGAAGGGCTTGAGGCAGACGCCCTCGAGGCGGTCCGGGACAAGCTGGCGGCAACCACGTGGTTGCTGGATGCCTCCGGAGAATATGTGGTGGCGCCCGGAGACGTGCTGTGCCTGCCTGAACTGGACGACGCGGTCACCCGTGTGCTGGCAGAGATGGAGAGCGCCTACATCGATCCGAACGGACTGCCTCAGGCGGTCACCAGCCACCGTGGCTTTGATCGCCTGAGGCGTGAGGGCTTCCTGCTGACCGGTGTGGACGCCGCCCTGGCCCTGGCCAGGGTGATGGCCGATCATCCGGACCATCGGTACCAGACGGGTCAGGATCAGCTCGACTTCGAAGCGTGGTGGAGGCTGTTCGGTCAGCTGGATGACGCGGCTCTGCCGGCCCTGGCGGTGCTCCGTCCCCTGCAGGCCCTGGACCCGGCCTGGGCACGTCAGGTCAAAGGTCTGCTGGCGGGTTCCCTGCCGGACGCGGCCCTCGCCCCCGTCCTGAATCATGTGGCCGATCAGCACAGGCGGAGTCTGGGGGACCGGGACGTGCTGCTGCGCCTGCATGCTGAGCTGCTCGCCGAGGTGAAGAAGCGCGAGCTGTGGCGCCAGCTCCGGCCAGCGCTTCAGCTGCGCAACATGCAGAACCAGTGGCGCCGGGCCGGTGAGCTGTGCGTGCAGGCGGAGGGCGTTGACGGACGGGACCAGCTGCACCAGGATCACCAGCGGCAGCTCGGTGACGTGATTACACCAGAAAATTTTCCGGAGGCCGGTGTGCCCAACAGTCCTGGCACGGCCAGGGTGGACGTGGGGATGACACGGGCCGCGCAGGATCTGGAAGCGTACTTCGCGGCCTGGGAAGGGCTGGTGCCCGGTGAACTCATCGGCGCCTTCCTCAGCCTGCTGGGCGGCGATCCGGCGGTGGAGGCGCTGGCCCGCCGCATGCTGCACCCCCGGTCCCTGGGAACAGTGCGGGACATCGTGGAGGCCGACGCCACCCAGCGGCCACACAACGTCGGCTCGTTCGCGGAGTGGGTCGCGCTGTACCGCGTGACTGTGCTGGTTTCGGCGGACGACCACCTGTGGGTGATGTCGCTCACAGACGAGCCCCTACGCGTTCGCCGGGACACCTCCCGCGCGAACGTGGTGGTGGGTCGGCCCGAGGCGGGACGCATCCACGGCAACGTGTACGTGAGTCCGCTGCACCTGAACACGCTGGACCTGACCCGGTACTCCCGCAAGGAACTGACCGAGGCCCTGCTGGCCGCCACCCGGGCGGTGCTGCGCGGCATGTACTTCGTCCGTGAAGATCACCTCGATGACCTGTGGAAGCAGCTGGGTGAAAGTGATCAGTTCGATCTGCTGTACACGCAGGACGTCATCATTCAGGACAGCATCTCCTATATCCGGTATCAGCTGAGCCTGCCAGGTCAGAACCCCCTTAATGCCCTGTTCGCCCGCTGGGAGTCCGCGCGGCTGCTGGAGGCCGAGGAGCATCACAACCGCCTTGTGCGCCGCAAGGGCCAGGCCGCCGAGCAGATCGAGGGGCTGCGTGATGAGCTGCGTGACGCGTTCGAGAACGAGGATTCCGAGGTGCTGCCGCGGCTGCTGGAGGCCGTGCGGCGCCGCGTTCAGGATGCGCAGTACCTGCCGACGAGCGTGCCGTTCGAACTGCTGCAGAACGCGGACGACGCGCTGGAAGAACTCCAAGTGATGCGTCAGGGTGGTCAGGTGGACGACACGTTTGTGGTGGAGATCGGGGCTGACACCCTGACGTTCATGCACTGGGGGCGCGCCATCAATCAGTTCGCCCTGCCCGGCTTCAATGGGGAAATCCACGGCTTCAAGGGCGACCTCAAGAAAATGCTGATGCTCGCGGCCAGCGACAAGGGCGCGAGTGAACTGCAGGTGACCGGGAAGTTCGGCATGGGTTTCAAGAGCGTCTACCTGCTGGCCGACCGGCCCCGGGTGGTGAGCGGACGCCTGGCCTTCGACGTGCTGGGCGGCGTCTACCCGCGCCAGATGGATGCCGAACAGGCCAGCCTGCTGCGGGACGGACTGGCGCGCCATGGAGAGCGGCGCAGCGGGACCGCCATCTCCCTGGAGGTGGAGGCGGCGGCGGCCGGGCTGGCCCTGCAGGAGTTCCGGGCGTGGTTGCCAGTCCTGCTCGTGTTCACGCGGCAGGTCAAGCGTGTGGTCGATGTAACGGAGAGCGGCGAGCGGGTCACGTCCTGGCAGGATGTCCCCCTGGGGGAGGACGGCTGGCGGGTGGGTGGAGTTCACCCCCAGCAGGGCGCGCTGGGGCGGGCGCTGGTCTGCCAGGTGCCCAACGGCACGCTGCTCTTTCCGCTGGGCGCGCGCGGCCTGACGCCGCTGCCCGATGAGGTGCCCACGCTGTGGGTGACGGCCCCCACCCGGTCCCATGCCCGCGCAGGCTTTGCGGTGAACGCCACGTTCGCTCTGGACATCGGCCGCGCCGAGGTGGCGTCCCGCGCGCCCCACAACGAGCGGCTGGCTGTCAGCCTGGCCGAGGACCTGGCACGGGCCCTGCGGACCCTGCATGACCGGACGGCCGACTGGCCCGGCTTTGTGCAGGCCTTGGCCCTCGCCGCCGACACGACCCCGCAAGTGTTCTGGCTGAGCGTGTGGCAGGTGCTGGCCGAGCGGGCCCCGGAGCCGCAGGGCGCGTTCGCGGGGCAGCTGGTTCACCGGATGGTCTGGGGCAGCCCGCAGGCTGGCCTGTGGGCGCTCCTGCAGGAGCGGGAGGTGCTGCCCACCGGACTGAACGGCGATCACGACGTGCTCACCTCTCTCGGGCGGGCCACGCATGAACTCCACGGGGTCGCGGCCCGTGAGGGCGTCTTCAGTCGGCTGCGTGAATCCGCGACCCTGAACCTGCAGTACCCACCTGGCACGCTGGTGCATGAACAAGTCGCCACCCGCCTGCGCGGACTCACGAACGGCCAGGTCAATCTGCCGAGACTGCGCCTGGTGGACATCCTGCGCGCCGAGTTCGGGGCGCACCCGGAAGTCACCCCGGACCATGCCCGCCGCCTCGGTCAGGAGTACAGCCGGGCAACGCTCACGACGTTCGGGGAGGAACAGGCCGAGGTTCAGGACTACCTCGGAACCTTTCGGTTCCAGACCCTGGCTGGCACGTTTGTGCCGGCGCACGAGCTCATCCTGGGCCTCGAGGGAACCCAGGTGGGAACAGACGAGCGCCTGCGGGCGGCGTTCGCCCCCAGGGCCCGCGTGCTGCACGCGGTCTATCACGACGCGGCTGACTTCGTCGTCCTGTGCCGGAATGGGCTGCGGGCGGACGCGCGGGCGCTGGCACAGTGGGTCAGCGACGCGCGCGGGATAGAGGCGCAGCGGGCGGTGCTGCGGTACCTGCTGGAGGGTGAGCTGGCCGCCTCGCTGGCCAACGAACTCGCGCAGGCGCCCGAGACCTGGCTCAGCGACCTGCTGACCCATCCGGCCTTCCGCGCGCTCACCAATGATGAGCGGCATATCCTGGCCGGCCGCCTTCAGCTCGGTAGCCGGCTGGATCAGCTGACCCGCAGCAGCGCCCCGGAGCCGGAGGACGCCCAGCCAGTTCGGCAGGTGGAGGATCCTGCCCAGGCGCTCCAGACGCTCTATGACCACTGGCAGGAGGCCGCTGAGGACCTGACCCGCAGCTATGAGGAAGCCGTGTACCCGGCATTCATGCGGTCGGGCGGCACCCTGCTGCCCTTTGGAGAGGACCGCAAGCGCTGGATGACCCTGCTGCTGCTGGGGACCTACCAGAGCCTGGGCCGCACCACCCCGCAACAGAACCGGGATTTCCTGCAGGGGGCCGAGAGAGACGGCTGGCTGGACGTGTTCGCGTCACCCGAGGTCAATCCGGTGGAGTGGTTCGAGATCCTCGACCAGTTTCTGAGCCGTGCGGGAGGGCAGGAGTACTACCACTGGTTCTCGCGCTTTCTCGCGACGTACCAGCTGTCCCGCCACCTGGACGAGTACATGGCCATCCTGAGCGGCATGGACCGCTTCACCGGTCCCCAGCCGCTGAGCGCCGTGCTCAATCCGTCCAGCAGCGCGCTGTTCAGCGGCACCGGCATTAACGTGCCCGACCTGCACCGCGCTCTGGGCATCGGCCGGCATTTCGTGCTCCGGGAGCTGCTGCGAACCGGCACGATCGTGACCCGGCACATGGACGCTGAGGCGTTCCATCCGTCCGCCGCCGTGCGCCGTGAACTGGCCGCCCTGGGCTGCCCCATCCAACCGCAGAGCTGGAATCCCGGGGATTCGCGCACCATCCACAGTTTCCTGAGGACCCATCTCGGCGAGAAGCGGGCCACCTTTCACGGCGGATTTGACCTGCCCTTCGTGCTGCAGGTCCCCGTGGCATGA